The following are encoded together in the Labrus mixtus chromosome 2, fLabMix1.1, whole genome shotgun sequence genome:
- the nthl1 gene encoding endonuclease III-like protein 1 isoform X2 yields MRNQLQLQLNASVPLLHEVGSLELHPHGTSHLKSETVTLPLSSHSRRRRQLKVEYDKDGGVTPMKTEHWEPPDWKKQLGHIREMRSGRDAPVDNMGAEKCYDTEAPASVRRFQVLVSLMLSSQTRDQVTAAAMQKLRAHGCSVENLLATDDETLGKLIYPVGFWRTKVKYLKLTSAMLQKEFGGDIPDSVEGLVRLPGVGPKMAHLAMDIAWDKVSGIGVDTHVHRISNRLGWLKKPTKNPEETRKALEEWLPRELWSEINWLLVGFGQQVCLPVNPLCSMCLNQHSCPSAFKNSPTKKPKTGSPKSPNPTSSLKIKVEHESAVKEEGTKTERLFTPVSPATQKKKAKRKVS; encoded by the exons ATGAGAAACCAACTTCAGCTTCAACTCAATGCCTCAGTTCCGCTGCTGCACGAGG TTGGTAGCCTTGAACTCCACCCCCACGGCACGTCCCATCTAAAATCCGAGACGGTCACCTTACCGCTGTCTTCCCACAGCCGCAGGAGGAGGCAGCTAAAGGTGGAATATGACAAAGATGGAGGTGTTACACCGATGAAGACGGAGCACTGGGAACCTCCAGACTGGAAGAAACAGCTGGGACACATCCGGGAGATGAGGAGCGGCCGTGATGCACCCGTAGATAACATGGGAGCAGAGAAATGCTACGACACAGAGGCTCCTGCAAGT GTAAGACGCTTCCAGGTGTTGGTTTCTCTCATGCTGTCCAGTCAGACCAGAGATCAGGTGACAGCAGCAGCGATGCAGAAGCTTCGAGCTCACGGCTGCAGTGTAGAAAATCTGCTCGCTACTGATGATGAAACACTGGGGAAACTCATCTACCCAGTCGGCTTCTGGAGG ACTAAGGTGAAGTATCTGAAGCTGACATCGGCCATGCTGCAGAAAGAGTTTGGAGGGGACATCCCAGACAGTGTGGAGGGGCTGGTCCGCCTACCAGGAGTCGGACCGAAGATGGCTCACTTGGCTATGGACATCGCCTGGGACAAGGTGTCCGGCATTG gaGTGGACACACATGTGCATCGCATCTCTAATAGGCTGGGCTGGCTAAAGAAACCAACCAAGAACCCAGAGGAAACACGCAAGGCCCTGGAGGAGTGGTTACCAAG GGAGCTGTGGAGTGAAATCAACTGGCTGCTTGTGGGTTTCGGACAGCAGGTTTGTCTCCCCGTCAACCCGCTCTGCTCCATGTGTCTGAACCAGCACAGCTGTCCATCTGCCTTTAAGAACTCTCCAACTAAGAAGCCCAAAACTGGATCCCCTAAGTCTCCAAATCCAACATCCtccttgaaaataaaagttgaacatgaaTCTGCTGTCAAAGAGGAGGGGACAAAGACTGAGCGTCTCTTCACACCCGTTTCACCCgccacacagaaaaagaaggcaaaaagaaaagttagttaa
- the nthl1 gene encoding endonuclease III-like protein 1 isoform X1, protein MPQFRCCTRVCHLVHCFVMSSPYFMQSMSVTTRLGTKNTGCTSAATLKSKLTRRRRYVDPVSSVAVKVEEEEAMVSVQRPSSAPLSTVGSLELHPHGTSHLKSETVTLPLSSHSRRRRQLKVEYDKDGGVTPMKTEHWEPPDWKKQLGHIREMRSGRDAPVDNMGAEKCYDTEAPASVRRFQVLVSLMLSSQTRDQVTAAAMQKLRAHGCSVENLLATDDETLGKLIYPVGFWRTKVKYLKLTSAMLQKEFGGDIPDSVEGLVRLPGVGPKMAHLAMDIAWDKVSGIGVDTHVHRISNRLGWLKKPTKNPEETRKALEEWLPRELWSEINWLLVGFGQQVCLPVNPLCSMCLNQHSCPSAFKNSPTKKPKTGSPKSPNPTSSLKIKVEHESAVKEEGTKTERLFTPVSPATQKKKAKRKVS, encoded by the exons ATGCCTCAGTTCCGCTGCTGCACGAGGGTATGTCATTTAGTCCACTGTTTTGTAATGTCTTCTCCTTATTTCATGCAAAGCATGTCTGTCACCACTCGGCTCGGGACCAAAAATACCGGCTGCACATCTGCAGCAACTCTGAAGTCCAAACTCACCCGCAGGAGAAGATATGTTGATCCAGTTTCCTCCGTGGCAGtgaaagtggaggaggaggaggcgatgGTCTCTGTGCAAAGACCCTCCTCGGCTCCCTTATCAACGG TTGGTAGCCTTGAACTCCACCCCCACGGCACGTCCCATCTAAAATCCGAGACGGTCACCTTACCGCTGTCTTCCCACAGCCGCAGGAGGAGGCAGCTAAAGGTGGAATATGACAAAGATGGAGGTGTTACACCGATGAAGACGGAGCACTGGGAACCTCCAGACTGGAAGAAACAGCTGGGACACATCCGGGAGATGAGGAGCGGCCGTGATGCACCCGTAGATAACATGGGAGCAGAGAAATGCTACGACACAGAGGCTCCTGCAAGT GTAAGACGCTTCCAGGTGTTGGTTTCTCTCATGCTGTCCAGTCAGACCAGAGATCAGGTGACAGCAGCAGCGATGCAGAAGCTTCGAGCTCACGGCTGCAGTGTAGAAAATCTGCTCGCTACTGATGATGAAACACTGGGGAAACTCATCTACCCAGTCGGCTTCTGGAGG ACTAAGGTGAAGTATCTGAAGCTGACATCGGCCATGCTGCAGAAAGAGTTTGGAGGGGACATCCCAGACAGTGTGGAGGGGCTGGTCCGCCTACCAGGAGTCGGACCGAAGATGGCTCACTTGGCTATGGACATCGCCTGGGACAAGGTGTCCGGCATTG gaGTGGACACACATGTGCATCGCATCTCTAATAGGCTGGGCTGGCTAAAGAAACCAACCAAGAACCCAGAGGAAACACGCAAGGCCCTGGAGGAGTGGTTACCAAG GGAGCTGTGGAGTGAAATCAACTGGCTGCTTGTGGGTTTCGGACAGCAGGTTTGTCTCCCCGTCAACCCGCTCTGCTCCATGTGTCTGAACCAGCACAGCTGTCCATCTGCCTTTAAGAACTCTCCAACTAAGAAGCCCAAAACTGGATCCCCTAAGTCTCCAAATCCAACATCCtccttgaaaataaaagttgaacatgaaTCTGCTGTCAAAGAGGAGGGGACAAAGACTGAGCGTCTCTTCACACCCGTTTCACCCgccacacagaaaaagaaggcaaaaagaaaagttagttaa